ATATGCCATACTTACTCTCGGACTTATTGAAAGGTTTCTGTTTTTTTCAAAATAATCAATTCTACCACCTACTCTAATAATAAGATTTTTATTGATCTGTAAATTATCCTCTATGTAACCTCCTACTTTATATGAATCAAATTTGATATTGATTGTATCGTTAATCTGTTGATAAGGTAAATAAACCGTATCGGGATAATTTGCGATATCATTTGCCCATATTTTATTCCTGTTGTCTTTACTATCAGTATTGTAGCTAATATTGTCATTAAAAACACCAACTAATAAAGAATTATAATTAGTTAGTTTAAATGTAAAATCTGATCTAACTGAAAATGTATTAATTGTTAGATTGTTATTTTTTAAATCATTAATTGTATAAATATCATAATATTTTATGGTGTGCTGGTAATCTCTAATTCGTTCATATGTGACGGAATTTTTCTCATCTGATTTTTCGCTATAATAAGATACAACAGTATTGTTATTTAACCAATGTGAAATTCTATTAAACGAGTTCACTGAAAAAAGTGTATTTGAATAACTCATATTTGCTTCCTGTTTATAGTCACTATGGGTAAATGATGTAATAATTTCACTAGGTTGTGATGGATAATTAAATTGAATATTCTCTGTATAATTGGACGTACTTGTTCTGGGAGGATCAAGATAAAAATCATCAAACGAATAAATAAAATTAAATTTTAGTCTATGTGCGGGTGAAAAAATATAATTTAATTGCGAATGAATATCATAATACGATAATTTAACACTTTCGTTATTACCTCCACTCATTTTTAACATATACTTTGAATAATCTTTTCTGATACCGAATTGATATGCAAAATTAGATGATATAGGTCCTTCAACAATCATCCCAAGATCAATCAAACTTAAATCCAGGTTTCCGGATATTTTTTCTCTATTTCCTTCCTTATAATCTATTTTTAACAATGAACTTAATGCATCACCATATTTAGCACTAAAACCACCTGACGAAAAATCAATTTTATCAACCAAATCAATATTAAAAATCCCCACACTTACTAATGGTTCTTCTTTAAGGTGAAATGGTTCATAAACCCTAACACCATTAATAAGTACGCTATTTTCATCGTACGATCCGCCTCTGACATTATAATTTGCACTTAATTCGTTGTTTACACTTATTCCGGGGAAAAGCTGTACCGAACGCATTGCATCTTTCGATATACCTGCAAATTCTTTTATTTGTTTATTTTTCAAATAAGCAGTGCTAATTTTTTCTAAATTATCAGACCTTGCAAAAACACTAATTTCTTGTAACATATAATCTAATTTCAATAATTCTACTATTATCGTATCGTTACCGCAAACAATTTTTTCGGTTTTATAGCCTATACAAGAAATTATTAATGTATTATTATCAGGTATTTTAAATTCAAACGAACCTTGTATGTTGGTTATTACGCCCTTATTAGTGTTTTCATCAGAAACCGAGGCAAAAGGTATTCCTGTTTTTGTATTTGCATCTATTACCTTTCCGTAAATTTTTTGAGCCTTCGTATTTAGTGAAAATATAAGAAAGGTAAGTACTATTAATAATGTTTTTATGAAAAAAATCATAAATATTTCCGTCGGTTTTTATAAACAACAATACTACTTATTAAATTCAGGAAAGCAATAACAAAACATACTTTAATTATTCCTATCAGGGGTATTAATACTGAAGATAATAATAAGGCTCCAATCGCAGAGCCAATCAGGTCGATGCTGTACAATTCTGCTGCTATTTTTGAGATGTTTTTTTTCAATAGTCGTGATGCAATTGAAAATTCAAACCCTATAAACATGGCAATTATAAATGTCAATAATAAAAATGTTATATGTATTACAATGGTGTTAATACTATATGCTTTAAAAATATATAATATTCCCGGTAATAATAATGCATACAAACCAATTACAAGCTGTAAAATAAAATAATTATTTATGTTTGGTATTTTTATAATTTTTTTCCTGAACAATGCTCCAAATGCCAATCCTGCCATAAAAATCGTAATAATAATCCCAATTAAATGATATACATAACCGTAAATTATCTGAAAGGCAAGTAAAATAACAATTTCAAGTGATACTGCTGTAAATCCGCCTGTGAACATTCCAAAACTAACAGGATTTAATTGCGGTATAATAAAAAGAATCAGTAAGACTATAAAAATCGGTAATATCCAATAATTTACTTTAAAATAACTTAACCAGTATAACAATTGATAAAGGTAGGAAACAGGCAGAAAGTCCTTGTTTATATTTACATCACTTGTTAAATTATCCGATATATATTTCCCCCTTTCTTTTAAAATTATATCATCAAGATAATATTTATTTACATATTCATTTATAATGTTCTTATCCTCAGTTAGTTTTGTGATTTGATAACTTAATTCACTATCAGAAGCAATAAAATAATTCCTGTCACCGGGTAAAATAATTATATCAGAAAAACATTCATTTAATGTAGCATATAGAACTGAATTAATCATTTTTGCTTCATTGCTTATATAATTTGCAGTTGACATTAAGCTGGTTGAAATTATTCCATTTTTAACCAATATTGATTTTATATCCTTATAAAACTCAAGTGTATAATACCTGTTTATTTGTGCAGATGAAGGTTCGGGAACATTTATTATTATTACATCGTATTGAGTATTTGTTTCCTTAATAAAAAGTCTGGCATCTTTATTTATAATATTGACTTTAGCATTATCTTTTAATAATCCTGATTTTTTTCCCATACTGATAATCCAAGGATTAATTTCAACATAATCAATTTTTTCTATATCATATTTTAATATTTCATCAATAGTTCCTGAAATTCCACCTGATATTAATAAAATATTTTTCGGGTTATCTGCCTGAAGCATCCCGTAATGGATACATTCCTCATTATCAATTATGTTGTTGGTAGTAAAAAGTAAAACATTATTCTCGAAATAATTAACTTGTCCGGCATCTTTTGTAATAGCAAGCTTTCCATAAGGAGTTTCTTCAAATACCAGCAATTCCTGATTAATAAACAGGTATTTTGAAATTATTTTATTAATATCAATATTTAATGATATGTATATCAACACAACTGACAATACAGGTATAACTATTCTGAATATTTTTTTCTTTAATTCAAAAGATAAAATAAATGCAGCAATAAGGTTAATTATTAATATAAACAGTAAACTTGGATATATTTTGAAATAAAATAAAAGGAAAAAATTAAATATCACTCCCCCGATTATACTTCCAAGTGCTTCTATTCCATATACTTTATCAATTTTATTGGATTTGTATTTTTCTGAAAACAATTTTGAGAAATGAGTAAACAGAAAGCCTGATAACAAACAAAAAGGTAATAATAATATGAATGAAACCAGAAAAATATGAAATATTCCAACCATACTTCCCGGCGGGAAGAGCCTGTTTCTAAGAATTGTTAAAAATATTACAGATAAAATCGGAAGAATAGCCAAAAACAACTGGATAACAATTATTAAGCTTATTTTATTAGATATTTTTTCTGCGTATTTCCCTAAAAAAGCCCCAAAGCCATTAATAAGCATCCAGTTTGCTAATATAATGCCTATTACAAGTTCGTTTCCATTAAAAACAGATAAAAATTCCCTGAGAAGAATTGTTTGAGTAATTAGTGTTGTAATACCAACTGTTATAATTGATATTTTTAGTCCGGGAATTTTTTCTATAAGGATTTTCATTATTATAAACTAATAGAGTAAAATTTTTTCATCAAATTGTTCAATTGTTCAATTGTTTCATTGTTCAATTGTTTCCCGAGTACTCAGCGATTTTCTATGTATTATAAATTATATTAAAAGCTTATTTAAACAACTAATAAACAATACATTATAGCTTTAAACACTAATATTAAAAATGGCAGTACGTTGTTAATGATTAAATAAGATAATATTTATATTGAGCATAGTCGAAATAAGGTTAAACTTACTCAATATTAATTATCCTACTAAGGTTAAAAATTTGGAAATAAGGTTTTAAAAGGAAACCTTATCTTGAGTAAATTAACCTTAGTAGCAATTGTAAATGTATTAAAAAAAACCTTATTACCTTATTATTCCGCCACATATTATTATAGTTTTAGCATAATTAAAATACAGTATATCAACAAAATAGAAAATATTATCATAAACTAATTTATAAATAGAAAATTGCTGAGTACTCGGGATTGAAATACAAGTAATACTGATTGGACATTCAATATAATCTGATTTTATTATACTATTTTCATTGCTTGTACCAATAAGTCGTTATAACATCAGCATTTACCATTGTGAAATTGGTATAATATGGAAAATAGCAATAGAACAATAGAACAATTGAACAATGCGAAAATTCCTATATTGTTACTTCATTCGAAATGACAGCATAATTATAATTGTATCTGTTCAAACACAAATCTATTCCAATTCACTTTCATTGAAAACTTTAGCTTCATAGATGTATATATCAGCATCTTTCCAGCCTTCCCATCCTATTCCAGCTTTATCTCTTGCACAATGCCCTAAAAATTGTTCAAGGTCCCAGCCTGTTTCAGTTGCTACCTGTGGCAGAAATGTTCCTTTATTAGAACCTTTTATAATATAGATACCATGTTTCCCGAGTTCAATTTCATCAATAGAATTGATTTTTTTCATTGGTGTAAGTACAGATATTTCAATTTCCAAATCCTTTATTTCATCAGATTTTACAGGCTGAAATCTATGGTCTTGTGTGACTGCCGAAATTGCCATTTGCTGAATAATCGAAAAAAGGGGTTCTTGTGCATCAAACCTGCCAATACATCCTCTGAGCTTTCCGGATTTATGAAGAGTTACAAAAGCACCGCAGTTTGTTTTTAATTCTTCAGAAAAATTTTGACTGTCAATATCCGGGATTTTTTTGTTTGCAACATATTCAACAATTGTATTCCGTGCAATATTTAATAATACCTTTTTGTCTTTTTCAGAAATAATAAAATCTGATTTTT
This genomic interval from Bacteroidales bacterium contains the following:
- a CDS encoding TonB-dependent receptor, producing MIFFIKTLLIVLTFLIFSLNTKAQKIYGKVIDANTKTGIPFASVSDENTNKGVITNIQGSFEFKIPDNNTLIISCIGYKTEKIVCGNDTIIVELLKLDYMLQEISVFARSDNLEKISTAYLKNKQIKEFAGISKDAMRSVQLFPGISVNNELSANYNVRGGSYDENSVLINGVRVYEPFHLKEEPLVSVGIFNIDLVDKIDFSSGGFSAKYGDALSSLLKIDYKEGNREKISGNLDLSLIDLGMIVEGPISSNFAYQFGIRKDYSKYMLKMSGGNNESVKLSYYDIHSQLNYIFSPAHRLKFNFIYSFDDFYLDPPRTSTSNYTENIQFNYPSQPSEIITSFTHSDYKQEANMSYSNTLFSVNSFNRISHWLNNNTVVSYYSEKSDEKNSVTYERIRDYQHTIKYYDIYTINDLKNNNLTINTFSVRSDFTFKLTNYNSLLVGVFNDNISYNTDSKDNRNKIWANDIANYPDTVYLPYQQINDTINIKFDSYKVGGYIEDNLQINKNLIIRVGGRIDYFEKNRNLSISPRVSMAYLLPFNLRLKSAWGVYYQTPTYKQLKNSISSKDNTKNQKVVHYIFGIEYSKPNVIDIKLDGYYKDYLLLIAAKRLFSNEIIYSQETYSKGYAKGFDISVSKIHKWYSLWLSYGFLISKEKSEKEIKYYNRFTNQKHTFSSSFSLFFNNNWETSIKLFYGSGYSYTPFEITYDFEISLNVWTELGKNSAHYPAYSRVDYRISKEFSLFKNPLLVYIDILNLFNKKNVVSYSYSYNSKGKPIRRANELLPIIPSIGLSYSF
- a CDS encoding fused MFS/spermidine synthase — protein: MKILIEKIPGLKISIITVGITTLITQTILLREFLSVFNGNELVIGIILANWMLINGFGAFLGKYAEKISNKISLIIVIQLFLAILPILSVIFLTILRNRLFPPGSMVGIFHIFLVSFILLLPFCLLSGFLFTHFSKLFSEKYKSNKIDKVYGIEALGSIIGGVIFNFFLLFYFKIYPSLLFILIINLIAAFILSFELKKKIFRIVIPVLSVVLIYISLNIDINKIISKYLFINQELLVFEETPYGKLAITKDAGQVNYFENNVLLFTTNNIIDNEECIHYGMLQADNPKNILLISGGISGTIDEILKYDIEKIDYVEINPWIISMGKKSGLLKDNAKVNIINKDARLFIKETNTQYDVIIINVPEPSSAQINRYYTLEFYKDIKSILVKNGIISTSLMSTANYISNEAKMINSVLYATLNECFSDIIILPGDRNYFIASDSELSYQITKLTEDKNIINEYVNKYYLDDIILKERGKYISDNLTSDVNINKDFLPVSYLYQLLYWLSYFKVNYWILPIFIVLLILFIIPQLNPVSFGMFTGGFTAVSLEIVILLAFQIIYGYVYHLIGIIITIFMAGLAFGALFRKKIIKIPNINNYFILQLVIGLYALLLPGILYIFKAYSINTIVIHITFLLLTFIIAMFIGFEFSIASRLLKKNISKIAAELYSIDLIGSAIGALLLSSVLIPLIGIIKVCFVIAFLNLISSIVVYKNRRKYL